A window of Periplaneta americana isolate PAMFEO1 chromosome 9, P.americana_PAMFEO1_priV1, whole genome shotgun sequence genomic DNA:
TGCTGTACTATCACTTTTTGGACTGTTAGATAACCCAGATTTAAATTAGAGTTGGGATTAAGTTAAGCTTTTGTGTACATCATTCTCCTGTCTTTTTGTATGTGCATACTAAACACTGATACTAGTTTCTATTTCAATTTcagttttaataatataataaaagtcttcagAAACTTTAGATCAATGTTTTTATCTCATTTATATTTTTCTGATTATGCGCACCATTAGCCAAATGGCTAGAGTGGCTTTCcatgctagtaactcatgttcactTCCCAGTGAGCCCAAGTGGAATTAGTTGTGGACAAAGGCTATGCTTGGTGGTAGATCTTCGTGGGGTACTCTCATTTCCTCTActggcattccaccattgctcattaataataataatcatcctcatcatcatcacctcCCATTGTGCACTGAGAACAATGTCTATAGGTGACAAAAACAACTGCAGTTTTGGCAAGTTGCTCATAGAGGGGGGCACTTGGGAGAATTACAAAAAGGCAAGTACCTGCCATTGGTTAAAAAATGTTCTAGTGGTTACAGAATTTACCTCTGAATCCTGGATTCAAATTACACAGATTCAATCCCAGGATTGATTTTTAGGAAGAAAAATGAGCGTGTCTTTAAAGTTGTCAGCTATAGATAATGCATGTTACCACAATAACAGTTGTGGAAGTCTGTGGTGGGAATATGTTGATTCAAAATCTCACCGATTCACAGTCATCTGTGTGTAATAGATATTTGAGTATGAAATGCACACATTTAAAATGAGTATTACATAATCAGTACCAGTGGAGAAGAGGCAGTGATGTGGTTGCCAGCTGCTCAACATTGAAAACGAATTAAACGATGGAGAATTCTGCAAAATGATAGACCTATGGAAGCATTTGCAGATACTGTTCAGAGATTTCTTATTCATGAATATGGTTCTTTTACGTGTCATAAATCTGGGATGCAGAATCCCGACTTTACTTCCTTTCTGAAAGGAGCCATGCTCTGAAATATTCATTGCACTCGCATTTAGAATTTAGATGTGAAGGTAACCATTCAACTAATGAGAATATCCAGGCaatgcatatttattttagttatctgACAGTGCCTTCAgatttttttcagaaaacaaaaataccaGTAGTCAAATTAACAACAATAGAGAGCAAATTAATAAATGGTCTGCGATTCAAACTGTAGTTGATTCCCTTGATGAGAAACCATTAGTAGGgcttataaaacataatattgtttATGCATATGAAAAGGGACCACTTGGTGGCTTACAGTTTCAGATATAATCTTAAAAAACACACAGGGACGATTGAAACTGGtgattttttaatgtaattgGTGTAATCATATCCTAAGCaataaactatataaatattaaagtcCTGCGTCAACTGGATCACGTTCAAATCACTGTCTATATTTGGAACTAGAAGCCTCCAAGTGGTCCCTTTTCATATGTACGCACACATATGTAGAAAAAGAGGTGTTTCTCACTTCGATGTTTTCGATGTTTTACAGACCACAGCCAGTTGCGGAAGTAGAGGAGGATGATGAGGAATTGGAGGATGAGTCAGAACTGTTGTTGGAGAAGGTGGAGGAGGAAATGGCTGCAGAGTTCTCAGACGAAGAGGAAGAGACTCTCCTACACATAGACGACCTGCAGAACATGCGCATTGGAAATAAGGTATATTAATCTGATGCTATGATCCTCCATTCAAACTACACTAAAGTCTCATTGCTTGTATCTTTACAAAGAATTATGATtagaaattaacaaaatttctttgTCAAGTTCAAGATAGTTTAAATTCGGTTACTTACGTCACCATTTAAaactatatcatcatcatcatcatcatcatcatccaaacaagaGTAAGGCCTatggcctgttacagtctcagtgagtcattctcagtccacctttttttttttttttttttttttttttttttttttttttttttggatggcCCAAAGAGCTCTTCCCCTGGGGACAGTGTTGTAGCATGGCTTTTGGAAATCTATTACGATTTATTCGTTAGACATGGTTTTTCCACTGCAACTGGTTATAAACTGTGAGATTGATTGTAATTGGAGTTCTTgcatgatatcctcatttcttttgcGGTCCATGCGAGTATATCCtactgttgctctcataaatttcatttcacaggcTGTTATTCTGCTGATATCAGTACTTTTCACTTCCGTAACATAGTACAGGTCTAGGTAAGGTTTTATATAAACATATTCTTGTGTGTCGCTGTACTAGGGAAAGCTTcataattttgttgattattccCATGATTTTTGTATTTGCAACTTTCAGAAGTTATATCTGTTTCaccaaaaaaatgttacattatagcCAAGATACGTCAACTCATTTACTCCttctattaatttgttgtttaagcaaattttgctTATGACCAGGTATTTCCCAagaaatgccatgacttttgtttttcAATATTGATTTCCATGTCGTatattgctttcaagtctcataCGAAGCGTCAGATGTATTCAAACTAAAGTATCTTTAAAATCTGCTTAAATATGGGATTGCTGATCTCTTATAAAAGTTCCGTGATAAATTACAAATGACTGTGATTCTCAAGTGAATTACTTTTCACTGTAGCATGATAGATAATGAATCAGACTACTCAGTGGCAAAATGGAGCACTGAAATTTTCCAGATACTGCCATGAAGTGTTTGTATAGATCTTCATCGCTTCTCATACATCTGATAACctgtcaaagaataaattttaaattgaacGAAGGGCAAAATCTGAAGAACCAAACTATTCATCATTCCTGATTCTCTCCAAAGGGAAGCTATTTCTCTGTTTCAACTTTACATGAAACTGTCTCACCTCTGACCTCCATGGGATTGGAAATTTTATATGTTCATATTGTCTCTTTTGAGCGAACATAACTTAATGAATGCCAGTCATCTGCAGTACTGCTCAGTTCTTAACAATACAAGAAGAATATTAGTTTTTTGACTGGTGAAGGAAATTTTGCAGTAGCTTAATAGAGAGGTGGTGAGCCCAAGTTTGATGTAGCGTTGAGACAGGTTTCCTCAGTTTTTCAGTTTTCCTTGCCATCATTTCACAGTTTCTCATTCTTGGtccactatatactgtatatccacGTTCACATGGTGCATCATAATCCACTGTTTGACAAAACCTTTCAGGGTCATAAGCATATTCcttaaatatttcttcatactATTTCGTATGACTGTTGTTAAGATACTTCTGTATTTCGTATACGTATAAAATAGAgtggttttaattatgaattgtgGAATGTCATTGTAGTATCACATTGCTTCCTTTACAGAACTTGGCGGATGCACAAAAGCCAGATGACATTTTGGAATCCACGACAGATATAGATGGCTGGAAACTGGAATTGGAGAGGGTATTGCCACAACTCAAAGTCACCATCAAAACAGGTGAGAGTTATTATAGTCATTGTAGAATCTCTCATAGTCGATTAGACTTGGTGACAAATTAATTAGACATTATAGACACTGGTGTAGCTCAGATAGCAGTGAGTTGAACTCTAGAGCAGAGGTCACACTCAGGTGTGGGTTTGAATCCTGCTTGAGCTGATTTTCCGAGGTAACGTGAAtatacatatttgttttgtatgtttccgtaatttaatttatcaattttttttataagttaaatgatgaaaacatacaaaataaatatataatcaaGTCTGTAGTGTAAAAAGGCAATGCTCTGGTAATTAACTAACAGTGTACTTCGTCATAAGGAAGTAAATTGATTAGATTTGTAAAGCACGTTAAATCTGACATTTCTTCAGCAATGTAGTGattaaaatggtaatttaggtgTATTTATATTTAAAGTGTTTGTGGTCATTGTGTGACATTGCAGATGCGCGGGATTGGCGTTCCCATTTGGAGCAAATGCAGAAGCATCGCAGTGGTATTGATGAGGCTCTAGCCACGACAAAGGGTCAGCTGGACAAACTGCACACAGATATCTCACACACACTGGAGAAGATTGGCAGTCGTGAAAAGTACCTGAACAGTCAGTTGGAGCCCATGCTCATACAATATCGAGCACTGCAGGTCAGATTATGGTCGTTGTCAATaataactttcttcttcttcttgtcctaaTCAGTCTCTTCCTTCATTTTCTACTCCCCTACATTCCACTTCTATTTCTGTTTCCCCTCTTATTTATCCTTTCCTATGTTCCATGTATTATTTCTCctgttattttcttattctacTTTTTCTCCTCTCCTACTGTTCCTACTGATATTCTTATTTTTCCTCTCCCATCTCTCCCTGCTCTTTTACCTACTTTTTTTCTGCTCTTACTTCTCTTCTCGTTTTGTATGTAAGTAtttttccttctcctctttctcgttttgttttttctttacttcttattcctcttgttctttgtCTTCTTCCTTTTGGTCCTCTTCTGTTTTCTTATTCGAAGGATAATGAATTAAAACCTTCAAATATCACACTTCAGAAATAGAATTTCTTTCTTCTGTCATTAAAGTAGAATAGTAGAAAATCTTACTTGACCATTAGAGTGACTGGAAAATAACAGAAACAGGTATCACTGTACAGTATAATGAGAAGATATAAATGATTTAAacatattcatttcttaagaTTAGAGGATACAGTAGAATCCCAATTATCcatcatcctattaaccgattgtcggattaaccgactgtctttctctcttctttttctttttttttgctgTAGAAATATATAAagttctgtacattatattagcacgttatttttttcgAGAGAGGATTATTACAAGACTTtgtccttacacagtatggtctattgTTCAAGTtgttgtactgtataacttctacggGTATCAAAAGAAATTGTGTTGTACTAAGCatcaaaaaatgcaaatagagtggttttgggaacgagaaactgtggcttatctcagaatacgagattgggaTCACAGCTgtatgcgatttaataaaaatcaaggataaagtacgtaaatctacaacatgagatgtCCACTCTTCCTATCTTCCAACAGAACAGCCAttataaggagtttccttgcaaCTTAACAACTCGTTAACAACGAagacttaaatcagtgaagttctgatccactacctcGTGTATTCAATACAAGACCATAGAGGAGCTTACGAGATTGTAAGCATTATtcattaaaattacgaaaatcttttatggtgcggattatccgattttttcgattaaccgttcaataccacggataatagaggttctactgtactaacAGAATACTTTGCCCAAAAATATACTAATGAAACAAGAGTTGTTGGCCTCAATTATGAGAGTGTTTCACAGTTGGTCTTGTTGCAGGACGAGTTTGCACGCCTAAGTGAACATTACCGTGAAGTGAGTGGAGGTGTGACAGAGCGATCACGTATCCTGGCACAAGTCACAGAGGAGTTAGAATCTGTCAAACAGGAGATGGATGAGCGGGGTTCCAGCATGACAGATGGCAGTAAGTACAATCCTTTAGTATTTGGAGCATCGAAAGGGTTTAAGCATTGTGAGTGacttgatataatatatgattataCTGATACAAAttaatgtgaatgaatgaatgaatgaatagccaaTTTGTTCCtgaagggctaaggcctcctcTTGCAAGGGGTAGCTCAGTAAGACCGACTCAGGGAGCTTGTCCGTGTAAGtgaaattaataatacaatatattaaatataatataatataatataatatatttgtcaTTAAACAAATACATAGATCTGTGCAACTAGTTAGTGGCAGTCCAGTTGTATtcctgtattgtattatattttatttctatacatTCCATGCTATTTgtacatcacttcacagctagaatatggaacatgtcaaaaaaatcttaacagtaatacaaagtcttaattatagtcaccgtctagttgaaatatatacagaagagttttgtTATACGCTAGTAGAACACAAGGGgtattatcgatacttaatacaagacataaatattcatgcagcttgttgaatgtcataaattcacctatagAAAAATGGAAAgcatgagaaattagatacttctttaatttggccctaaataatcttatgttttgagtttcattttttatatctatagggaggctattaaaaagttTTACTGCCATATTATAACGCATtcttttttgatagcatgatagtcttgccgatggagtatgaaagtcatttttgacgagtatttatgctatgaactgttgaattagttacaaagtttttacgattacatacgaggaagtttattaatgaaaaaatatactgacaagccatgggcattatttgtagtttttgaaaatggtcctacacgattccctagatttggcacctattattctaattactcttttttgtagtaggaacatactgttactatttgtagaatttccctagaatattattccaaaactcagtatgcaaagtatattgtttttaagctaTTGGTATgtactatctcttgcataaatcaaatagcaaaacatgctgaatttagtttgggcgtaatttctttaatatgatttttccaatttaacataatattatcgatttgtaagctaagaaatttggttgttgtttgtttctattagggacttGTTAATTATtgggcttgaaatttgcgaggttgaatttgggtaCTCCTCAGGTACACACCTAACTCTTACCATAAAAAAATCCTTTTAAAATTGTCAATAAATAATACTCCTCATACCAGTCGACCTTTATAATGTCTAGTAAATCTACATTTTACATTACCTTAATTAGTCATTATTAGACAggcttgaaatttaatatttagatttttttataaatatatatatatataggtctaaataaaaaggaattttatagtgcctaaaaaaaTGCCTATTATCTCTTTTtaagtttttattcttatttatttttgcacaatttttgtaatatttttatgtttttatttatttatttttttttttttttgcataatttttcataaacCATTTTTCTTAACAGCCTGTACTGCTTACATTCCAAGACGATAACAATCCCTTCCTTTTTCCTACAATCTGAAAGTCCAGCAATGAGCAAGACAGTACGAAAGTACATTCAGGCCATTCCTTTTTATTCAATTCCAAAATATCAACTTTCATCGAATAGCAACAGCACATCTACTCTACTACAAATCAGTTCGTCCTCTGACATCTAAGTGGTAGGAACTTGTACTGCGTAATGccgaaaattaaatattctaaaacatcattaattcgtCAGTGGCTAAATGAATTCCCTCATTATTCAACGGATGACAGGTTTATTATTTCAAGTTTGCAACAAATAGGTAAGTAAAACATACTTTCAAATTTGATATTATGTTGTGTTTTGTTACTAGCAAATTATTGAAGTACTTGTTAAGATTTCtaaaatcaatataaaatttcattaacatttaaacatattacatttcctTTCATGTGTCTAGTGAAAAAGGGCAACCTTTGAGGATGGTGCATTTTGTGCATTCGAAGTCAAGAAAATTGTAAATGACTATAGTGTCCATAATAACTTGATATATATCAGATCACATTTTACATTCGTTGCAAACGTAATTACTGGTCTTGAAAGTAATGGAAAATATATGTACAATTTGAATTCTGAATGCAGCAGAACAGAAGCTTCCTCAAGCACCAGGAACTGCAGGaggaaatgaaatacaaattagaCATCGTGGTGTGCTAAAAACAAACACTGGACTGAAGACTATCCACTGTCACTAAAATTTTAATGGAAAAGAATAAcagttctgaaattgaattaccAGTAGTCGCTGAAGAATGCTCTTTTTTGGCTTATAAATTAATTCTAAGTGAAAAACTCTGTAACTTCTCAATAGCTAATTTAGAAAAAGTGGTTATCATCTATTGCGAAGCAAACTGTGGAAGTGTGATTGATTAATTGAAAAGACTAACTTAAAGGCAAGAATGTCTtaattttgtgtatgtatgtgtatgtacttatacaaaatatgaaatgtgtgcaagttgttttttttttttattatggtttatttaactacacttgcaactgccgaggttatatcagcatcgccggtgtgccggaattttgttccgcaggagttcttttacttgccagtaaatctactgacatgagcctatcgcatttaagcacacttaaatgccatcgacctgggccgggatcgaacccgcaacctcgagcacagaaggccagcattataccaactatgctacacAGGCCGACAAGTTTCTTTTTAATCCTAGAATTGTGCGTTAAATAGATGTGGTAGCttatattagtgtcattctttatcatataattacagtttattttatatttcatagatCCCAAGAacctattttaggcgcctgaaATGACACTTTTTAAATCATTATTGTAAGATGAGAACGAAACttctaacattttatttaaaacctACAACAATCTAGAGTTTTCTCTTCCTCCCCTCCCCCCTCCCCCATTATCTTCACTTACAGTTCtgcataatttcttatatgttactctttattcaGTTTCAGAATTTTCCCttctgtaaataattttcttaagttTGAGTTTCTGGACATAGTAACAATATGTGCAGCACATCATCTTTTTGGCTGCAGAAGGGACGAACATCTTTCCCAATGTGTCCTCATCTGTTCCTAACTTCTATATTCGTAACAGCTACCTTGTTAAATCCATCCATTGTTCCTTGTAATTAGCTCTTCTGCATTTTTCTTATCcatataaaattttcatttccctataATTAATTAACGATCATAGGTTCATTAAACCTCTGTAAAGTTTTTGTCTAGCTATCTCATTGCTGctcttatatataattttattcttacttacttacttactggcttttaaggaactcggagattcattgccgccctcacataaccccgccattgatccctatcctgagcaagattaatccattctctatcatcatatcccacctccctcaaatccagtttaatattatcctcccatctacgtctcggtctccccaaaggtctttttcccctctggccttccaactaacattctatttgcattcctggattcgcccatacatgctacatgccctgcccatctcaaacgtctggatttaatgttcctaattatgtcgggtgaagaatacaatgcgtgcagttctgtgttgtgtaactttctccattctcctgcaacttcatccctcttagacccaaatattttcctaagcaccttattctcaaacacccttaacctatgttcctctctcaaagtgagagtccaagtttcacaaccataaagaacaaccggtaatataactgttttataaattctaactttcagattttttgacagcagactggatgataaaagcttctcaaccgaataataacagatatataattttatactgaaataatattaatttcctcgatttttgctgtacccaatttagacctaatctgttaatattat
This region includes:
- the IFT57 gene encoding intraflagellar transport protein 57 homolog, producing the protein MLREDDQRSREGLLTPDDAEAGPGGAYKTFIKMEELLDKLKLLKYDQEFIKDLKMKPLNRHYFALQTNPGEQFYLFTSLAAWLIRKTGRSFEQPQEYDDPNSTISSILDSLREIGVNVDFPPNRLKQGYGEQAVDVLDNLVNAALKNASFSWNKPQPVAEVEEDDEELEDESELLLEKVEEEMAAEFSDEEEETLLHIDDLQNMRIGNKNLADAQKPDDILESTTDIDGWKLELERVLPQLKVTIKTDARDWRSHLEQMQKHRSGIDEALATTKGQLDKLHTDISHTLEKIGSREKYLNSQLEPMLIQYRALQDEFARLSEHYREVSGGVTERSRILAQVTEELESVKQEMDERGSSMTDGTPLVNIKKAIAQIKTEITSMEVRVGVLQHSLLQARLRDKNLLQQDLNAPPHILV